One window of Fodinicurvata sediminis DSM 21159 genomic DNA carries:
- a CDS encoding pyridoxal phosphate-dependent aminotransferase produces MHTVDSLNRLGTETAFEVLARANALAAQGHSMINLGIGQPDFPTPQHIVEAGIKALRDGHHGYTPANGIPELREAVAADLESRAGRALDPGRVLIVPGGKVTMFFAITAFGEPGTEIIYPNPSFPIYESLINYTGAKPVPLMLKENDGFGFKAEDILSLITERTRLIVLNSPANPTGGVVAPEEIERLAEGLERHPDVAVLCDEIYSRILYGEHRHASLLAYPSLSERIILLDGWSKTYAMTGWRLGYSYWPESLVGKMTRLAVNSYSCVNAAAQHAGLAALNGPQDEVEKMRQAFDERRKAIVNGLNRIEGISCVEPGGAFYAFPNISETGFTAKQLEEGLLEQAGVAAIAGTSFGANGEGFLRLSYANSLENIKTALDRIESYLAEHRTSRTASA; encoded by the coding sequence GTGCATACTGTTGATTCACTCAATCGCCTCGGAACCGAAACTGCCTTTGAAGTGCTTGCACGCGCGAACGCGCTCGCGGCCCAGGGGCATTCCATGATCAACCTCGGAATCGGACAGCCCGACTTTCCTACGCCGCAGCATATCGTCGAGGCCGGCATCAAGGCATTGAGAGACGGACATCACGGCTATACCCCCGCCAACGGCATTCCTGAACTACGCGAAGCCGTGGCCGCCGACCTGGAATCCCGTGCCGGTCGGGCTCTGGATCCGGGTCGCGTGCTGATCGTGCCGGGGGGCAAGGTAACCATGTTCTTCGCAATAACCGCGTTCGGAGAACCGGGAACCGAGATCATTTATCCCAATCCCAGCTTTCCCATTTACGAATCGCTCATAAACTATACTGGCGCTAAACCTGTCCCCTTGATGCTCAAGGAAAACGATGGTTTTGGCTTCAAGGCTGAAGACATCCTGTCCCTGATCACGGAACGCACCCGCCTGATCGTTCTGAACAGCCCTGCCAATCCCACAGGCGGGGTTGTCGCTCCGGAAGAAATCGAACGCCTGGCCGAGGGCCTTGAACGACACCCCGATGTGGCTGTTCTCTGTGACGAGATCTACAGTCGCATCCTCTATGGTGAACACAGGCACGCCAGCCTTCTGGCCTATCCCTCGCTATCGGAGCGTATCATTCTGCTCGACGGCTGGAGCAAGACCTACGCCATGACGGGATGGCGGTTGGGATACTCCTATTGGCCGGAATCACTTGTCGGCAAGATGACCCGCTTGGCCGTAAACTCCTATTCCTGTGTGAATGCCGCAGCCCAGCATGCAGGACTGGCCGCCTTGAACGGCCCCCAGGACGAGGTGGAAAAGATGCGCCAGGCCTTTGATGAAAGACGCAAGGCTATCGTCAACGGCCTCAACAGAATTGAAGGCATCAGTTGTGTTGAACCTGGTGGTGCTTTCTATGCATTCCCCAATATATCCGAGACGGGATTCACGGCAAAGCAGCTCGAGGAGGGATTACTGGAGCAAGCGGGCGTTGCTGCCATTGCAGGCACATCCTTTGGCGCAAATGGCGAGGGCTTCTTGAGACTGTCCTATGCCAACAGCCTCGAGAACATCAAAACGGCCCTGGACCGGATCGAAAGCTATCTTGCGGAGCATCGCACCTCCCGCACTGCGTCCGCGTGA
- a CDS encoding NAD(P)H-hydrate dehydratase, translated as MKSPSTVLPQSAKRRCVLSVAELYRADQAAEEFGVSTRVLMENAGAAVTRAIFERWSPRPVLVLCGPGNNGGDGYVIARHLADAGWPVQVAALGQIGKLPPDAAWHAELCQAEIHPLKDARLEDAALVVDALFGAGLSRPLEGEVADLVQRINRSKIPVVSVDVPSGIGGDSGQPVGSVALRASLTVTFFRKKPAQLLYPGRGHCGAVRVADIGIPESVLDRFSLSTWENGPELWLQDWPWRRPEGHKYHAGHSLLLGGESMTGASRLAARAALRVGSGLVSLAASSEASRVYRSDSPSLIVQSCNDVSNLNLLLEKGHYSAAGAGPGLGLNEAARDKIKALQGSGIPLVLDADALSIFSDRPEALFEATGRQPTILTPHDGEYRRLFGNGQGNRLVCASQAAAQSGAVVVLKGPDTVIASPDGRAIINSNAPAELATAGSGDVLTGLAVGLLAQGMDSFQAAAAAVWLQGEAANNIGPGLISEDIPEEIPGILRLLRLRLRD; from the coding sequence ATGAAATCACCGTCCACCGTGTTGCCCCAAAGTGCAAAGCGCAGGTGTGTGCTGTCTGTGGCCGAACTCTATCGTGCCGACCAGGCAGCGGAGGAGTTCGGTGTCTCCACGCGTGTGCTCATGGAGAATGCCGGTGCAGCCGTCACGCGGGCAATATTCGAGCGTTGGTCTCCGCGGCCTGTTCTTGTGCTATGCGGGCCCGGAAACAATGGCGGTGATGGCTATGTCATCGCGCGGCATCTCGCGGATGCAGGCTGGCCGGTCCAGGTTGCAGCCTTGGGACAGATCGGGAAATTGCCCCCGGATGCAGCTTGGCACGCCGAGCTCTGCCAGGCAGAGATACACCCTCTGAAGGATGCCAGGCTGGAAGATGCCGCATTGGTGGTCGATGCATTGTTTGGAGCCGGTCTGTCGCGCCCGCTGGAAGGAGAGGTCGCGGATCTGGTGCAGCGGATCAATCGCTCGAAGATACCGGTTGTCTCGGTTGACGTGCCCAGCGGCATCGGAGGGGACAGCGGCCAACCCGTTGGCTCCGTCGCCCTCCGGGCCAGTCTGACAGTGACCTTCTTTCGCAAGAAACCGGCACAGCTGCTCTATCCGGGGCGAGGGCATTGTGGCGCTGTCCGTGTTGCCGATATAGGCATACCCGAGTCAGTGCTTGATCGCTTTTCGCTTTCCACCTGGGAAAATGGGCCGGAACTGTGGCTTCAGGACTGGCCATGGCGTCGTCCGGAAGGGCACAAGTATCATGCCGGACACAGCTTGCTTCTTGGCGGGGAAAGCATGACAGGGGCCTCGCGACTTGCGGCCCGCGCTGCGTTGCGGGTTGGCAGTGGTCTGGTCAGCCTTGCGGCATCCTCAGAAGCCAGCCGGGTGTACCGCAGTGACAGTCCCAGCTTGATCGTGCAGAGCTGCAATGATGTTTCGAACCTGAATTTGCTTCTCGAAAAGGGGCACTACTCTGCAGCGGGTGCCGGGCCGGGCCTGGGCTTGAATGAAGCCGCCAGGGACAAGATTAAGGCCCTTCAGGGATCCGGGATTCCACTCGTGCTGGACGCCGATGCCCTGAGCATTTTTTCCGATAGGCCTGAAGCGCTTTTCGAGGCCACAGGCAGGCAACCAACAATCCTGACGCCGCACGATGGCGAGTATCGGCGCTTGTTTGGGAATGGCCAGGGAAACAGGTTGGTCTGTGCCAGTCAGGCGGCCGCGCAATCAGGCGCTGTGGTTGTTCTGAAGGGGCCGGATACCGTTATCGCTTCGCCGGATGGACGCGCTATCATCAACAGCAATGCACCCGCCGAACTGGCTACGGCGGGCAGTGGAGATGTCCTGACAGGCCTTGCAGTCGGATTGTTGGCCCAGGGCATGGACAGTTTCCAGGCGGCTGCGGCTGCTGTCTGGCTGCAGGGGGAAGCCGCAAACAACATTGGACCGGGTTTGATATCCGAGGATATCCCCGAAGAAATTCCGGGAATTCTGCGCCTTTTACGTCTCCGGTTACGAGATTAA
- a CDS encoding tetratricopeptide repeat protein: MSTQIHGLLRTVATALVLLWASGTYAQEVEESYEAGVEAYEADEFARAEEIWLPLAEAGDVQAQYALAKLYENGGEGVMRSLTKAADWYLLASEAGLADAQNNLALLYIKGHGVPRSEERAFQLWLDAAENEHQQAQYNVALAYYEGMGTDQDHSKAAEWFERSASSGLAESQFALAEMYRLGVGVDENRAHALYWYELAETQGHERASAEVEELKDAGVSSREPDMTLEEVIPEDSQRSEAGQASGDIQPEPKSEPEEKSDDEVVADQAQERPDEQDTAVESDQSESVVTESDEEMEVVGGEEVPGPEEEATARNLFPTDQDREKGSAGEDVKKNGDPAVADEVDTAGAVELYPERMARLAQDEVDGREPERDSPNQETSSESSTEPRSSAGAIATDSLAEMRTDPLYDEEETGSSDSSSEEHDSARGSGEERAEPSATTSADSAQSQAGQSEGSEALDFALWLGSMASPEGARRLWEEAVSKHQESLSGLTFETREVQTDSGTFLRVLGVGYATETEAREVCARIESRDEGSFCQVLEVQ, from the coding sequence GTGTCCACTCAGATTCACGGCCTGCTTCGTACGGTTGCGACGGCCCTCGTATTGCTCTGGGCCTCTGGCACCTATGCCCAGGAGGTCGAAGAAAGCTATGAGGCTGGTGTCGAGGCCTATGAGGCGGACGAGTTCGCAAGGGCGGAAGAGATCTGGCTTCCCCTGGCGGAGGCCGGTGACGTGCAGGCTCAGTACGCATTGGCAAAGCTTTACGAGAATGGGGGAGAAGGGGTCATGCGCAGCCTGACCAAGGCTGCAGACTGGTATCTCCTGGCTTCGGAAGCTGGCCTGGCGGATGCGCAGAACAATCTGGCCTTGCTCTACATCAAGGGCCACGGCGTGCCTCGAAGTGAGGAAAGGGCTTTTCAGCTCTGGCTGGATGCCGCGGAAAACGAGCACCAGCAGGCTCAGTACAATGTCGCCTTGGCATACTATGAAGGAATGGGCACGGATCAGGACCATTCCAAGGCGGCGGAGTGGTTCGAAAGGTCGGCCTCAAGTGGCTTGGCGGAATCCCAGTTCGCGCTCGCCGAAATGTATCGACTTGGTGTCGGCGTCGATGAAAACCGGGCTCATGCCCTCTACTGGTATGAATTGGCGGAAACCCAAGGCCATGAGCGCGCCAGTGCCGAAGTGGAGGAGCTCAAGGATGCCGGGGTGAGTAGCAGGGAGCCTGATATGACCCTGGAAGAAGTGATCCCGGAGGACTCTCAGAGAAGTGAGGCCGGGCAGGCTTCTGGAGATATACAGCCTGAGCCGAAATCCGAACCCGAAGAAAAGTCGGACGACGAAGTCGTCGCTGATCAGGCGCAGGAGCGCCCGGATGAGCAGGATACTGCCGTCGAAAGCGATCAATCGGAATCCGTCGTCACTGAATCAGACGAGGAAATGGAAGTTGTCGGGGGAGAGGAGGTCCCCGGCCCTGAAGAGGAAGCCACAGCACGAAACCTCTTTCCCACCGACCAGGATCGCGAAAAGGGCAGCGCAGGCGAAGACGTAAAAAAAAACGGTGATCCCGCAGTAGCTGACGAAGTGGATACGGCCGGTGCTGTGGAGCTCTATCCGGAAAGAATGGCGCGCCTTGCCCAGGATGAAGTGGATGGAAGGGAACCAGAACGAGACTCTCCCAACCAGGAGACCTCTTCCGAGTCCTCCACTGAGCCTCGGTCATCAGCCGGGGCTATCGCGACAGACAGCTTGGCCGAAATGCGCACAGATCCCCTGTACGACGAGGAGGAGACTGGTTCATCAGACAGTTCGTCTGAAGAACATGATTCAGCGCGTGGGAGTGGAGAAGAGCGAGCTGAGCCTTCTGCGACCACGAGCGCTGACTCAGCTCAAAGCCAGGCCGGCCAATCGGAAGGCAGCGAGGCGCTTGATTTTGCACTTTGGCTTGGTTCCATGGCCTCACCGGAAGGAGCGCGCCGCCTTTGGGAAGAGGCTGTAAGCAAGCATCAGGAATCATTGAGCGGACTGACCTTTGAGACACGCGAGGTTCAGACAGACTCCGGAACCTTTCTGAGGGTTCTCGGCGTTGGCTATGCAACAGAAACTGAGGCGCGAGAGGTTTGTGCAAGGATCGAATCCCGCGACGAGGGGTCTTTCTGTCAGGTGCTCGAAGTTCAGTGA